Proteins found in one Oncorhynchus gorbuscha isolate QuinsamMale2020 ecotype Even-year linkage group LG15, OgorEven_v1.0, whole genome shotgun sequence genomic segment:
- the LOC123998009 gene encoding zinc finger protein 616-like yields MDYVSSAEPDVDAFICTECGDGFRRYLDLVKHITVHERLRTHEQTDSFSLDSLPNGFQVPREYALHENGTFIVVDRSGPSNNPSSTPSPYQNSKTIVLKTKPAKTDLRVNTVSHSQCRSVSPLKQYRCETCGKLFNNQLSLQRHQQYRNLEQGYKCTLCCKIFTDKERLREHLQEHAHEIFYCCGQCGKRFLKQETLYAHQKEQHGSLGLKEMGKSDNGQENIIQKTYPCKKCNLCFFWLSDLQSHLLSHSKDKPLSVNSSSKIEQQCQKDELSHTIEYSDSTPTDVTKQYSSGTPTTDVTKQYSSDATVNVKTHNGKSDSKTPSSFRPYRCGLCGDRFQQLTDLKEHHLTHQTQEEIDKLNKDSESQRVVKRRRRYTGIECIVTKAPARKGGRPPLYKKGSGTKLHPCKHCHRVFSHSSSLSRHNRSHKGTLHTCVLCGKHFPQRCDVRRHIAMYHKPELEKKPSLKYLALHSKPDGGSQLNSDVLEQNASSEGKPKKSLDGVVTELDSDNGDDQQTTSTGEVFAAPKARRNYKCDQCGKKFGLLCVYQRHLRYHKREPGSEMVKCPRCPSRFRSSSALGRHLEIHPSQSSGETDMEGRASPTADSNPDLDSDQDNAKDLVGHGDIDDVKGGNGENIGPAEVLYECTECTETFSSLQKFLKHQSSHGSDNLG; encoded by the coding sequence ATGGATTACGTAAGCTCCGCTGAACCAGATGTTGATGCCTTCATCTGCACAGAATGTGGGGATGGCTTCAGGCGCTACCTTGACTTGGTTAAACACATTACTGTTCATGAACGACTCAGGACTCATGAACAAACGGATTCGTTTTCCCTTGACAGTTTACCCAATGGGTTTCAAGTTCCCCGTGAGTATGCTCTCCATGAAAACGGAACTTTCATAGTGGTTGACAGATCTGGACCATCAAACAACCCATCTTCAACTCCTTCACCTTATCAGAATTCAAAGACCATTGTACTCAAAACTAAGCCAGCAAAAACTGATCTACGTGTCAACACAGTGTCTCACTCCCAGTGCCGCAGTGTCTCTCCTCTAAAACAGTACCGATGCGAAACATGTGGAAAATTGTTTAACAACCAGCTGAGTTTACAACGACATCAACAGTATCGTAATTTAGAGCAAGGTTATAAGTGCACCTTGTGTTGCAAGATCTTCACAGATAAAGAGAGGCTAAGGGAACATCTCCAAGAACATGCCCATGAAATATTTTACTGCTGTGGTCAGTGTGGAAAACGCTTTCTGAAACAAGAGACCCTGTATGCTCATCAAAAAGAGCAGCATGGATCGCTGGGGCTCAAAGAAATGGGGAAGTCAGACAATGGTCAAGAGAACATAATACAGAAAACATATCCCTGTAAGAAGTGTAATCTGTGTTTTTTCTGGCTCTCCGACTTGCAGAGCCACTTACTGAGTCATTCCAAAGACAAACCATTATCTGTGAACTCTTCATCCAAAATCGAGCAACAGTGTCAGAAAGATGAGCTATCACATACCATCGAGTACAGTGACAGCACCCCTACCGATGTGACTAAACAGTACAGCAGCGGCACCCCTACTACCGATGTGACCAAACAGTATAGCAGTGACGCAACTGTTAATGTGAAGACCCACAATGGCAAATCTGATTCCAAAACACCATCCTCTTTCAGACCATACCGCTGTGGTTTGTGTGGAGATCGCTTCCAGCAGTTAACAGACTTGAAGGAGCATCATCTTACCCATCAGACACAAGAAGAAATTGACAAGTTAAATAAGGATTCAGAGTCACAAAGGGTTGTAAAAAGGCGGAGAAGGTATACTGGCATTGAGTGCATCGTAACAAAAGCACCTgcaaggaagggaggaaggccCCCACTTTATAAAAAAGGGTCTGGGACAAAATTACATCCATGCAAGCACTGCCACCGTGTATTCAGTCACTCTAGTAGTCTTTCTCGGCACAATAGATCCCACAAGGGGACTCTTCACACTTGTGTTCTCTGTGGGAAACATTTTCCACAACGCTGTGATGTCCGGAGGCATATAGCCATGTATCACAAACCTGAATTGGAGAAGAAGCCAAGTCTTAAGTACTTGGCATTACATTCTAAACCAGATGGTGGTTCCCAATTGAATTCTGATGTGTTGGAACAGAATGCGTCATCTGAAGGAAAACCCAAGAAATCCTTAGACGGTGTTGTAACAGAATTGGACAGTGACAATGGTGACGATCAACAAACCACATCTACTGGAGAAGTGTTCGCTGCTCCTAAGGCACGGAGGAACTACAAGTGTGACCAGTGTGGGAAAAAGTTTGGGCTGCTGTGTGTGTACCAACGCCATTTGCGGTACCACAAAAGGGAACCGGGTAGTGAAATGGTTAAGTGCCCTCGCTGCCCAAGTCGCTTCCGGAGTTCTTCTGCTCTAGGGCGCCATCTTGAGATTCACCCAAGTCAGTCAAGCGGGGAAACGGACATGGAAGGACGGGCATCTCCCACTGCTGACTCCAATCCAGACCTGGACTCTGACCAAGACAATGCAAAGGATTTAGTCGGTCATGGGGACATTGACGATGTCAAGGGTGGGAATGGTGAAAACATTGGTCCAGCAGAGGTGTTGTATGAATGCACTGAGTGTACAGAGACCTTTTCTTCGTTGCAGAAGTTTCTGAAGCACCAGAGTTCTCATGGGTCCGATAACCTTGGATAA
- the LOC123998016 gene encoding chemerin-like receptor 1: MMALTTTPLYTEIWTELSHNASSPGNSTDDYEDYPDEHAELRQSLNIMSLIVYCLAFVLGVLGNGLVIWVTGFKMKKTVNTVWFLNLAVADFLFTVFLPLSVTYTAMDFHWPFGKFMCKLNSTISFFNMFASVYILVVISMDRCVSVVRPVWAQNHRNIRKASYISLGVWLWALVLSSPYFVFRDIGASYKNKEIINCFNNFAFSDDYDTKEVAELRVFRHQAMIITRFLLGFVVPFAIIVTCYAVIIHRLKRNRNLASHSGRPFKIIAAVITAFFLCWAPYHIIVLIEMVNNAAAEFSYTLDHVTTIGVPIATSLAFLNSCLNPLLYVFMGQDFKEKLRKSILTVLESAFTEEVSKSNHTYTNSGLTSRSKEKSYSDAEV; the protein is encoded by the coding sequence ATGATGGCCTTAACCACAACTCCTTTGTATACTGAGATCTGGACAGAGCTGTCTCACAACGCCTCCTCACCAGGCAACTCGACAGATGACTATGAGGACTACCCTGACGAGCACGCAGAGCTCCGGCAGTCCCTCAACATCATGTCCCTCATCGTTTACTGCCTGGCCTTTGTGCTGGGGGTTCTGGGAAATGGACTTGTCATCTGGGTGACGGGATTTAAGATGAAGAAGACGGTCAACACGGTGTGGTTCCTCAACCTGGCTGTGGCCGACTTCCTTTTCACAGTGTTCCTGCCTCTAAGCGTGACCTACACAGCCATGGACTTTCACTGGCCTTTCGGCAAGTTCATGTGCAAGCTCAACTCCACGATCAGCTTCTTCAACATGTTCGCCAGCGTCTACATCCTGGTGGTCATCAGCATGGACAGGTGTGTGTCCGTTGTGCGCCCTGTCTGGGCCCAGAACCATCGGAACATACGCAAGGCATCCTATATCAGTCTGGGTGTCTGGCTGTGGGCCCTGGTCCTCAGCTCCCCCTACTTTGTCTTCCGGGACATCGGGGCGTCCTACAAGAACAAAGAAATCATCAACTGCTTCAACAACTTTGCTTTCTCCGATGACTATGACACAAAGGAGGTGGCAGAGCTGCGAGTGTTCCGCCATCAGGCCATGATCATCACCCGCTTCCTGCTGGGCTTCGTTGTGCCCTTCGCCATCATCGTCACTTGCTACGCCGTCATCATCCACCGGCTCAAGAGGAACCGCAACCTGGCCAGCCACTCCGGGCGGCCATTCAAGATCATCGCCGCCGTCATCACAGCTTTCTTCCTGTGCTGGGCCCCCTACCACATCATTGTCCTGATCGAGATGGTGAACAACGCGGCCGCTGAGTTCAGCTACACGTTAGACCACGTCACCACCATCGGGGTCCCCATAGCCACCAGCCTGGCCTTCCTCAACAGCTGTCTGAACCCCCTGCTGTACGTGTTCATGGGCCAGGACTTCAAGGAGAAGCTGCGCAAGTCCATTCTGACGGTTCTGGAGAGTGCCTTCACCGAGGAAGTGTCAAAGTCCAACCACACCTACACAAACTCTGGACTCACAAGCCGTAGCAAGGAGAAGTCCTATTCTGATGCTGAGGTATAG